Proteins from a single region of Harmonia axyridis chromosome 4, icHarAxyr1.1, whole genome shotgun sequence:
- the LOC123678905 gene encoding trehalase-like gives MGLDKHLTTIEREDVFCRGPLLHTVQMSKIFDDSKTFVDMKMKYPPQKILEKYEDFMNSIAKNPSKEQVRKFVADNFEESDQVFEEFQPRDWGINPSFLENIVNEEYREFGCAMHKLWAELGRKMTAKTEKDINSTSLVWVPNHLIVPGGRFREFYYWDTYWIIRGLLISEMYETTRGMLDNFLHIVERYGYVPNGGRIYYLGRSQPPTLIPSFKAYLDAEDTSNTDHSNYLKKNIHLLSKEFDFWITKRTTVVKLGDKEYTLAIYGNSSEGPRAESYAEDVESAAPLEGEEAKASFYSEIKAACESGMDFTSRWFVSNGTSKGSLRDTKTTSIIPVDLNAILYNNAVILQEFYTRLSQFDKAAYYKEKAEEWLEAIDAVLWHEDVGVWLDYDLANGVRRNYFYASNLTPLWAGSYSKKNGGYVEKAIKYLHANDVLNYSGGVPQSLDNTGEQWDYPNAWPPSQHLLIFGLKRTGHPEAEKLAEALAKKWLTTNHEAFLKTHHMAEKYHASAIGQSGGGGEYDVQFGFGWTNGVVLDILVNYFSRPKPPKKTN, from the exons ATGGGCTTGGATAAACACTTGACGACCATAGAACGTGAAGATGTGTTCTGCAGGGGTCCGTTATTACACACAGTGCAAATGTCGAAAATCTTCGACGACTCGAAAACGTTCGTagatatgaaaatgaaatatcccccacaaaaaattctggaaaaatATGAAGATTTCATGAATTCAATCGCGAAAAATCCATCTAAAGAACAAGTGAGGAAATTTGTTGCAGACAATTTCGAGGAAAGTGATCAGGTTTTCGAGGAGTTTCAACCAAGGGATTGGGGTATCAACCCTTCCTTCTTAGAGAACATTGTCAATGAGGAATACCGTGAATTTGGATGCGCTATGCATAAACTGTGGGCAGAACTAGGAAGAAAAATGACGGCAAAAACTGAGAAGGATATCAACAGTACCAGTCTGGTTTGGGTACCGAACCATCTGATAGTTCCAGGTGGGAGATTCAGGGAATTTTACTACTGGGATACATACTGGATTATAAGAGGACTTCTCATCTCAGAAATGTACGAAACAACAAGAGGTATGTTGGACAATTTTCTTCACATAGTGGAACGATATGGCTATGTACCAAACGGTGGTAGAATCTACTACTTAGGACGATCACAGCCTCCTACATTGATCCCTTCGTTCAAAGCCTACCTAGACGCTGAGGATACTTCCAATACTGATCATTCtaattatctaaaaaaaaacattcatctTCTAAGTAAAGAATTCGATTTTTGGATAACTAAACGAACAACAGTTGTCAAATTAGGAGATAAGGAATACACCCTAGCGATTTATGGTAACAGTTCAGAGGGTCCAAGGGCCGAATCCTACGCGGAAGACGTCGAGTCTGCAGCCCCTCTAGAGGGTGAAGAGGCTAAAGCATCGTTTTACTCGGAGATCAAAGCGGCATGTGAGTCAGGTATGGATTTCACTAGTAGATGGTTTGTTTCTAACGGAACAAGTAAGGGATCACTTCGAGATACGAAGACAACTTCGATCATTCCAGTGGATTTGAATGCAATCCTCTACAATAACGCTGTTATTTTGCAAGAATTTTACACGAGGTTGTCCCAGTTTGACAAGGCGGCTTATTACAAGGAAAAAGCTGAAGAGTGGTTGGAAGCTATTGACGCTGTTCTTTGGCATGAAGATGTTGGTGTGTGGCTGGATTATGACTTGGCGAATGGTGTGAGAAGGAACTATTTCTATGCGTCAAATTTAACACCTCTCTGGGCTGGTTCTTATTCGAAGAAAAATGGCGGATATGTTGAAAAGGCGATCAAATACCTCCATGCTAATGATGTGTTGAATTATTCTG gtGGAGTACCTCAAAGTTTGGATAACACAGGGGAGCAGTGGGATTACCCAAATGCTTGGCCTCCCTCACAACATTTGCTAATTTTCGGTTTGAAAAGGACAGGACATCCGGAAGCAGAAAAACTGGCAGAAGCTTTGGCGAAAAAATGGTTGACTACAAATCACGAGGCTTTTCTGAAAACACACCACATGGCAGAAAAGTATCATGCTTCAGCCATAGGGCAATCAGGAGGTGGGGGAGAATACGATGTTCAATTTGGTTTTGGTTGGACCAACGGTGTCGTTTTGGACATACTGGTGAATTATTTCAGTAGACCAAAACCTCCAAAAAAGACCAACTAA